A genome region from Arthrobacter sp. V1I9 includes the following:
- the araA gene encoding L-arabinose isomerase — protein sequence MSSAANTSLDGYEVWFLTGSQHLYGEDVLKQVAAQSQEIANQLNASSSVPVRIVWKPVLTDSDAIRRTALEANSDDSVIGVTAWMHTFSPAKMWIQGLDLLRKPLLHLHTQANRDLPWADIDFDFMNLNQAAHGDREFGYIQSRLGIARKTVVGHVSNPEVARQVGSWQRAAAGWAAVRTLKLTRFGDNMRNVAVTEGDKTEAELRFGVAVNTWSVNELADAVHGAAESDVDALVAEYEDLYDVVPELRAGAPRHESLRYGARIELGLRSFLEANGSAAFTTSFEDLGALRQLPGLAVQRLMAAGYGFGAEGDWKTAILVRAAKVMGAGLPGGASLMEDYTYHLEPGAEKILGAHMLEVCPSLTAGKPRLEIHPLGIGGKEDPVRLVFDADASPGVVVALSDMRDRFRLVANAVDVVPLDRPLPNLPVARALWQPKPDFATSAAAWLTAGAAHHTVLSTQVGMGVFEDFAEIAKTELLTIDEGTTIRQFKKDLNWNAAYYKLAGGI from the coding sequence ATGAGCAGCGCAGCAAACACTTCCCTTGACGGCTACGAGGTCTGGTTCCTCACCGGCAGCCAGCACCTGTACGGCGAGGACGTCCTAAAACAGGTGGCCGCCCAGTCCCAGGAGATCGCCAACCAGCTCAACGCTTCATCCTCGGTGCCGGTGCGGATCGTGTGGAAGCCGGTCCTGACCGACTCGGACGCCATCCGGCGTACGGCCCTGGAGGCCAACTCGGACGATTCCGTCATCGGCGTCACCGCGTGGATGCACACCTTCTCGCCGGCCAAGATGTGGATCCAGGGCCTGGACCTGCTGCGCAAGCCGCTGCTGCACCTGCACACCCAGGCCAACCGGGACCTGCCCTGGGCGGACATCGACTTCGACTTCATGAACCTGAATCAGGCCGCCCACGGTGACCGCGAGTTCGGCTACATCCAGTCCCGCCTCGGCATTGCCCGCAAGACCGTTGTGGGGCACGTGTCAAACCCCGAGGTGGCCCGCCAGGTGGGGTCCTGGCAGCGCGCCGCCGCCGGCTGGGCTGCCGTGCGGACCCTGAAGCTGACCCGCTTCGGCGACAACATGCGCAACGTCGCCGTCACCGAAGGCGACAAGACCGAGGCCGAGCTGCGCTTCGGCGTCGCGGTCAACACCTGGTCCGTCAACGAACTCGCCGACGCCGTGCACGGCGCCGCGGAGTCCGACGTCGACGCGCTGGTCGCCGAGTACGAGGACCTTTACGACGTGGTGCCGGAGCTCCGCGCAGGCGCGCCCCGCCACGAATCGCTGCGTTACGGGGCCCGGATTGAGCTGGGCCTGCGCAGTTTCCTGGAAGCGAACGGGTCAGCCGCGTTCACTACCTCCTTCGAGGACCTCGGCGCGCTTCGCCAGCTCCCCGGCCTGGCGGTGCAGCGGCTCATGGCGGCCGGCTACGGCTTCGGCGCCGAGGGCGACTGGAAGACTGCCATCCTGGTCCGCGCCGCGAAGGTCATGGGCGCGGGACTGCCCGGCGGAGCGTCCCTGATGGAGGATTACACCTACCACCTGGAACCCGGCGCCGAGAAAATCCTGGGCGCGCACATGCTGGAGGTCTGCCCCTCCCTGACCGCCGGCAAGCCGCGACTGGAAATCCATCCGCTCGGCATCGGCGGGAAGGAAGACCCCGTCCGCCTGGTGTTCGACGCCGATGCCTCCCCGGGCGTCGTCGTGGCCCTTTCGGACATGCGCGACCGGTTCCGCCTGGTGGCCAACGCCGTGGACGTGGTCCCGCTGGACCGGCCCCTGCCGAACCTTCCCGTGGCCCGCGCGCTGTGGCAGCCCAAACCTGACTTTGCCACCTCCGCCGCCGCCTGGCTCACCGCCGGCGCCGCGCACCACACGGTGCTCTCCACCCAAGTGGGCATGGGTGTATTCGAGGACTTCGCGGAAATCGCCAAAACCGAGCTTCTGACCATCGACGAGGGAACCACCATCCGCCAGTTCAAAAAGGACCTGAACTGGAACGCCGCCTACTACAAACTGGCCGGCGGAATCTAG
- a CDS encoding inorganic phosphate transporter, translated as MTAVVFGAVVLLAAVFAFVNGFRDVSTSVALAVRTRALTPSVAVLLAAFFNFLGALMSALLAVAVSQTWIHLPEGTDGLSILLAGLGSAITWGILLWWRGIPASSTHALVGGLAGAGLASLAVGGTGVGGVDHSLLFQVVLPLVLSPLVAYSGTFLLVYPATWAARYTQPSVVNQRFRRSQSIAAGAVAFGHGLQDGQRISAVLILALLAAGYSDGGTIPVWVALLTAVMITAGTLYGGWRISHTIGYKITKIDPLRGSVAQIFSALMLFVGAIGLQWPLSTTHTVTSAVLGAGENQNFSVTNRKLVIRIVALWILTPAATAALAFVLALALSPLAG; from the coding sequence GTGACAGCTGTCGTCTTCGGCGCGGTGGTCCTGCTGGCAGCCGTGTTCGCGTTCGTCAACGGCTTCCGCGACGTCTCCACCTCGGTGGCCCTTGCCGTCCGGACCCGTGCACTCACACCTAGCGTGGCAGTGCTGCTGGCCGCCTTCTTCAACTTCCTGGGTGCCCTGATGAGCGCACTCCTGGCGGTGGCCGTCAGCCAGACCTGGATCCACCTGCCCGAAGGGACGGACGGCCTCAGCATCCTGCTCGCCGGTCTTGGCAGCGCCATCACGTGGGGCATACTGCTGTGGTGGCGGGGCATTCCGGCCTCTTCAACGCACGCCCTGGTAGGGGGCCTCGCCGGCGCCGGGCTCGCCAGCCTGGCGGTGGGCGGTACGGGCGTGGGCGGGGTGGACCATTCCCTGTTGTTTCAGGTGGTCCTGCCACTGGTGCTGTCGCCGCTGGTGGCCTACAGCGGCACCTTCCTGCTCGTGTACCCGGCCACCTGGGCTGCCCGCTACACACAACCCAGCGTGGTCAACCAGCGGTTCCGCCGGAGCCAGTCCATAGCTGCCGGGGCGGTCGCCTTTGGCCACGGCCTGCAGGACGGGCAGCGGATCAGCGCCGTGCTGATCCTCGCCCTGCTGGCCGCGGGCTATTCCGACGGCGGCACCATCCCCGTGTGGGTGGCGCTGCTTACGGCGGTGATGATCACTGCCGGCACGCTGTACGGGGGCTGGCGGATCTCGCACACCATCGGCTACAAAATCACCAAGATTGATCCGCTGCGCGGCTCGGTGGCGCAGATCTTCAGCGCCCTCATGCTGTTTGTGGGCGCGATTGGCCTGCAGTGGCCGCTCTCCACCACGCATACAGTCACCTCCGCGGTGCTGGGCGCCGGTGAAAACCAGAACTTTTCGGTGACCAACCGGAAGCTGGTGATCCGCATCGTGGCACTGTGGATCCTGACGCCGGCGGCGACGGCCGCCCTCGCGTTTGTCCTGGCCCTGGCACTGTCCCCGCTGGCTGGGTGA
- a CDS encoding LacI family DNA-binding transcriptional regulator, whose protein sequence is MTKSSTGRLPRLEDVAELAGVSHQTVSRVVNGHPNVSKATREKVEAAIAELGYRRNTAARSLVTRRSQTIGVLGSELSQYGPANTLLGVEQAARNAGYFVSIAALRSVGRDAILDALRHFLDQAVDGIAVLVPHTETLRILEEFNPGVPVVAVGSAGNDAVSGAMVDQKRGAEIAVGHLIELGHTRIGHVAGPADWIDGALRTEGWRAALQHAGLQDDLLLEGDWSAGSGYAIGRQLAAERAATAVFVGNDQMALGVLRAFNEAGVRVPDDVSVVGFDDQPESGYFTPPLTTVRQDFEELGRRCMDTMLKEIEAGAAVSSTVVIPELVRRGSTAPLPG, encoded by the coding sequence ATGACAAAAAGCAGCACCGGGCGGCTGCCGCGCCTTGAGGACGTGGCCGAACTTGCCGGCGTCTCGCACCAGACCGTTTCCCGGGTGGTCAACGGCCACCCCAATGTCAGCAAGGCAACCCGGGAAAAGGTCGAGGCTGCCATCGCCGAGCTTGGCTACCGGCGGAACACAGCAGCCCGGAGCCTGGTGACCCGGCGCTCGCAAACCATCGGTGTGCTCGGCAGCGAGCTTTCCCAGTACGGCCCCGCCAACACGCTCCTTGGAGTGGAGCAGGCAGCCCGGAACGCAGGCTACTTCGTCAGCATCGCCGCGCTGCGTTCGGTGGGCAGGGACGCCATCCTCGATGCGCTAAGGCACTTCCTGGACCAGGCGGTGGATGGCATCGCCGTCCTGGTGCCGCACACCGAAACCCTGCGGATCCTGGAGGAATTTAATCCCGGCGTGCCCGTGGTGGCTGTCGGCTCGGCGGGCAACGATGCCGTGAGCGGGGCGATGGTGGACCAGAAGCGCGGCGCGGAGATCGCCGTCGGACATCTCATCGAACTGGGGCACACGAGGATCGGACACGTTGCCGGGCCCGCGGACTGGATCGACGGCGCCCTGCGGACCGAGGGCTGGCGCGCGGCGCTGCAGCATGCCGGGCTTCAGGACGACCTGCTGCTGGAAGGCGACTGGAGCGCCGGCAGCGGTTACGCCATCGGGCGGCAGCTGGCAGCGGAACGGGCGGCAACCGCAGTGTTCGTGGGCAATGACCAGATGGCACTCGGGGTGCTTCGCGCCTTCAACGAGGCGGGGGTCAGGGTGCCCGACGACGTTTCCGTCGTCGGCTTCGACGACCAGCCGGAGTCCGGCTACTTCACCCCGCCGCTCACCACCGTTCGCCAGGACTTCGAAGAGCTGGGCAGGCGCTGCATGGACACCATGCTGAAGGAGATTGAGGCGGGCGCCGCCGTCAGCTCAACCGTGGTCATCCCGGAGTTGGTGCGCCGGGGGAGCACAGCTCCGCTGCCGGGCTGA
- a CDS encoding L-ribulose-5-phosphate 4-epimerase, with product MSAGTGTGILGTIARVREEVCALHAELTRYGLVVWTAGNVSARVPGHELMVIKPSGVSYQDLTPEQMVVTDLYGVPVDGDAAGEWGNPALSPSSDTAAHAYVYRHMPEVGGVVHTHSTYATAWAARGEAIPCVLTMMSDEFGGSIPVGPFALIGDDSIGHGIVETLKNSNSPAVLMQNHGPFTIGKDAKSAVKAAVMCEEVARTVHIARQLGEPVAIDQGHIDSLYARYQNVYGQ from the coding sequence ATGAGCGCAGGAACTGGAACCGGAATCCTGGGCACTATTGCCCGCGTTCGGGAGGAAGTCTGTGCCCTGCACGCAGAGCTGACCCGGTATGGATTGGTGGTGTGGACGGCGGGGAACGTCTCGGCCAGGGTTCCCGGCCACGAGCTGATGGTGATCAAGCCGTCCGGCGTCTCGTACCAGGACCTGACCCCGGAACAGATGGTGGTCACGGATCTCTACGGGGTGCCCGTGGATGGCGATGCCGCAGGTGAGTGGGGCAACCCGGCGCTGTCGCCGTCGTCGGACACTGCTGCGCACGCTTACGTGTACCGGCACATGCCCGAGGTGGGCGGGGTGGTGCACACGCACTCCACCTATGCCACCGCGTGGGCGGCCCGCGGGGAGGCGATCCCGTGCGTGCTGACCATGATGAGCGACGAATTCGGCGGATCCATCCCGGTGGGGCCGTTCGCGCTGATCGGTGACGATTCCATCGGCCACGGGATCGTGGAGACGCTGAAAAACTCCAATTCCCCGGCGGTGCTGATGCAGAACCACGGGCCGTTCACCATCGGCAAGGACGCCAAGTCCGCGGTGAAGGCGGCAGTGATGTGCGAGGAAGTGGCCCGCACGGTCCACATCGCACGGCAGCTCGGCGAGCCCGTCGCCATCGACCAGGGCCACATCGACTCCCTCTACGCCCGCTACCAGAACGTCTACGGCCAGTAA
- the pstA gene encoding phosphate ABC transporter permease PstA: protein MTSTLTPVRKRSALTKGQLPKYAPYVVLAVALIVGAAILALVGFNAFGWGIVSAILFAIGLVSWSAAVEGSRKAKDKLATCLVVGSFLVALLPLFSVIWTVLVNGVPGLLTPGFLTTSMNGVTGVFDTRAVEQGTPVLGGIYHALLGTVQITLLATIISVPVGLLTAIYLVEYGNDGRLARAITFFVDVMTGIPSIVAGLFAAAFFFAVVGPGTKTGAVAAVALSVLMIPVVVRSSEEMLKIVPNELREAAYALGVRKWRTIVKVVIPTAISGIASGVTLAIARVIGETAPILVTAGFATSINSNVFSGWMASLPTFIYTQILNPTSPANPDPSSQRAWGAALVLIILVMILNLGARLIARVFAPKTGR, encoded by the coding sequence ATGACCTCCACGCTTACTCCCGTACGCAAGCGCTCGGCGCTTACCAAGGGCCAGTTGCCCAAGTACGCGCCCTACGTGGTCCTGGCCGTCGCGCTGATCGTCGGTGCGGCCATCCTCGCCCTGGTGGGCTTTAACGCGTTCGGCTGGGGCATAGTCTCCGCGATCCTGTTCGCCATCGGCCTGGTGTCCTGGAGCGCCGCCGTCGAGGGGTCCCGCAAGGCCAAGGACAAACTGGCCACCTGCCTGGTGGTGGGTTCCTTCCTCGTGGCCCTGCTCCCGCTCTTCTCGGTGATCTGGACCGTGCTCGTCAACGGTGTGCCCGGGCTCCTTACGCCCGGATTCCTCACCACCTCCATGAACGGCGTCACCGGCGTCTTCGACACCAGGGCAGTGGAACAAGGCACCCCGGTCCTGGGCGGCATCTACCACGCGCTCCTGGGCACGGTTCAGATCACGCTGCTGGCAACCATCATCTCGGTGCCGGTGGGCCTGCTGACCGCCATCTACCTGGTGGAATATGGCAACGACGGCCGGCTTGCCCGCGCCATCACGTTCTTCGTTGACGTAATGACCGGCATCCCCTCCATCGTGGCCGGCCTCTTCGCCGCGGCCTTCTTCTTCGCCGTGGTTGGCCCGGGCACCAAGACCGGTGCCGTTGCCGCCGTCGCCCTTTCCGTGCTGATGATCCCCGTGGTGGTGCGGTCCAGCGAGGAAATGCTGAAGATCGTTCCCAACGAACTGCGCGAGGCCGCGTACGCCCTGGGCGTGCGCAAGTGGCGGACCATTGTCAAGGTGGTCATCCCGACGGCGATTTCCGGCATCGCGTCCGGCGTCACCCTGGCGATCGCCCGCGTCATTGGCGAGACTGCCCCCATCCTGGTCACCGCAGGCTTCGCCACCAGCATCAATTCCAACGTGTTCAGCGGCTGGATGGCCTCGCTGCCCACATTCATCTACACCCAGATCCTGAATCCCACCTCACCGGCCAACCCGGACCCATCGTCACAGCGGGCCTGGGGTGCAGCCCTGGTGCTGATCATCCTGGTGATGATCCTCAACCTGGGCGCCCGGCTGATCGCCAGGGTCTTCGCCCCCAAGACAGGCCGCTGA
- a CDS encoding nuclease PIN translates to MKLRLFPQEPAGLNLLSQMAQQIVLASATLAEILGVPAAEHGKLVEDMHNHEAKSAELHFALLTHMRTSFVNPLPREDMYALSRYLNEAIEKLDGAAELVALYRLERLPKRAADQLEIISRQAELTVDAMRRLDNLDDLEDYWIEILRLAKRAERTHRVWVADMIRDMKWAQYSRNRDVADQLVDVTKDMRRIATQVGSIIVKES, encoded by the coding sequence GTGAAGCTGCGCCTTTTTCCCCAGGAGCCCGCCGGGCTGAACCTCTTATCGCAGATGGCACAGCAAATCGTGCTGGCCAGCGCCACCCTGGCTGAAATCCTCGGCGTACCCGCCGCAGAGCACGGCAAGCTCGTGGAGGACATGCACAACCACGAGGCCAAATCCGCGGAGCTGCACTTCGCCCTCCTCACCCACATGCGCACCAGCTTCGTGAACCCGCTCCCCCGCGAAGACATGTATGCCCTGTCCCGCTACCTCAACGAAGCCATCGAGAAGCTGGATGGCGCGGCTGAACTGGTGGCGCTGTACCGCCTCGAGCGGCTGCCCAAGCGTGCCGCGGACCAGCTGGAAATCATCAGCCGGCAGGCCGAGCTCACCGTGGACGCCATGCGCCGGCTCGACAACCTGGACGACCTGGAGGATTACTGGATCGAGATCCTCCGCCTGGCCAAGCGTGCTGAACGGACGCACCGGGTCTGGGTGGCGGACATGATCAGGGACATGAAGTGGGCGCAGTACTCACGGAACCGTGATGTCGCCGACCAACTGGTGGACGTTACCAAGGACATGCGGCGGATCGCCACCCAGGTAGGCAGCATCATCGTCAAGGAATCCTGA
- a CDS encoding alpha-N-arabinofuranosidase: MDPAFAVGPVRRRTFGAFVEHLGRCVYTGIFEPDHPQADEDGFRGDVLELTRELGVSTIRYPGGNFVSGYRWEDGVGPADKRPVRLDLAWHSTDPNLVGVDEFAKWSAKAGVETMMAVNLGTRGTQEALDLLEYCNIDSGTALSDQRRANGAENGYGIKMWCLGNEMDGPWQIGHKNAREYGRLAADTARGMRMVEPDLELVACGSSGPTMSTFGEWERVVLSETYELVDLISAHQYFEDFGDLQEHLSAGHRMEAFIHDIVSHIDHVKSVKKSTRQVNISFDEWNVWHMSRDESRAPIGKDWPVAPVLLEDTYTVADAVVVGDLLVTLLKNTDRVHSASLAQLVNVIAPIMTEPGGRAWKQTTFHPFALTSRHASGTVLQLAVESPLVSGGKTLDFAAVSAVATYDAEKGGAVVFAVNRSATEALALDAVVSGLGNVRVVEAVTYANKDPYWQATADDSTSVLPSENVSVKADGGRLTAELPAVSWSMIRLAVAH; this comes from the coding sequence ATGGATCCCGCCTTTGCGGTTGGGCCCGTCCGCCGCCGCACTTTTGGTGCGTTTGTGGAGCACCTGGGACGCTGTGTGTACACGGGCATATTTGAGCCGGACCATCCGCAGGCCGACGAGGACGGCTTCCGCGGCGACGTGCTGGAGCTGACCCGCGAACTCGGAGTGTCCACTATCCGCTACCCTGGCGGCAACTTCGTCTCCGGCTACCGCTGGGAGGACGGCGTGGGCCCCGCGGACAAGCGGCCGGTCCGTCTCGACCTCGCCTGGCACTCCACCGATCCCAACCTGGTGGGCGTTGACGAGTTCGCCAAGTGGTCAGCAAAAGCCGGCGTCGAGACCATGATGGCCGTGAACCTGGGCACCCGTGGCACGCAGGAAGCGCTGGACCTGCTGGAGTACTGCAACATCGATAGCGGCACTGCCTTATCGGACCAGCGCCGGGCCAATGGCGCGGAAAACGGCTACGGCATCAAAATGTGGTGCCTGGGCAACGAGATGGACGGTCCCTGGCAGATCGGGCACAAGAATGCCCGGGAGTACGGCCGGCTCGCCGCCGATACCGCCCGCGGCATGCGGATGGTTGAACCCGACCTTGAACTGGTGGCCTGCGGCAGTTCCGGCCCCACCATGAGCACCTTCGGCGAATGGGAGCGCGTCGTCCTCTCGGAGACCTACGAGTTGGTGGACCTCATCTCGGCGCACCAATACTTCGAGGACTTCGGTGACCTGCAGGAACACCTTTCCGCCGGCCATCGGATGGAAGCCTTCATCCACGACATCGTGAGCCACATCGACCACGTGAAATCCGTGAAGAAGTCCACCAGGCAGGTGAACATCTCCTTCGACGAGTGGAACGTGTGGCACATGAGCCGGGACGAGTCCCGGGCGCCTATCGGCAAGGACTGGCCCGTTGCCCCCGTCCTGCTCGAGGACACCTACACGGTGGCGGATGCCGTCGTCGTCGGTGATCTCCTGGTCACGCTGCTCAAGAACACGGACCGGGTCCACTCCGCCAGCCTGGCGCAGCTGGTCAATGTCATCGCCCCCATCATGACCGAGCCCGGCGGCCGTGCGTGGAAGCAGACCACCTTCCACCCGTTCGCGCTCACCTCACGGCACGCTTCCGGAACGGTGCTGCAGCTTGCCGTCGAATCCCCGCTGGTCAGCGGCGGCAAGACGCTCGACTTTGCGGCGGTGTCCGCCGTCGCCACCTACGACGCCGAGAAGGGCGGGGCTGTGGTGTTCGCCGTGAACCGCTCGGCCACGGAGGCGCTCGCTCTGGACGCGGTGGTGTCCGGTCTCGGTAACGTCCGCGTTGTTGAGGCCGTCACGTACGCCAACAAGGACCCCTACTGGCAGGCAACGGCAGATGATTCGACGTCGGTCCTGCCGTCGGAGAACGTTTCCGTGAAGGCCGACGGCGGCCGGCTCACCGCCGAGCTGCCGGCAGTGTCATGGTCCATGATCCGGCTGGCCGTGGCCCATTAG
- the araB gene encoding ribulokinase: MDVTADTDSYVIGVDYGTLSGRAVVVRVRDGKEVGSGVYEYPHAVVTGALPVDVTGAGAQSARLPGEWALQVPNDYRDVLRVAVPAAVAEAGIDPAAVVGIATDFTACTMVPAKADGTPLNELPGFENRPHAYVKLWRHHAAQGQADRINQLAAERGEDWLPRYGGLISSEWEFAKGLQLLEEDPEAYAAMDHWVEAADWIVWQLCGQYVRNACTAGYKGIYQDGRYPSEDFLAALNPQFKDFVSTKLEHTIGRLGDAAGYLTAEAAAWTGLPEGIAVAVGNVDAHVTAPAARAVDPGQLVAIMGTSTCHVMNGTELREVPGMCGAVDGGIVDGLWGYEAGQSGVGDIFGWFTKYGVPPEYHQAAESAGLGIHEYLTELASQQAIGEHGLIALDWHSGNRSVLVDHELSGIVVGQTLATRPEDSYRALLEATAFGTRTIVDAFRDSGVPVKEFIVAGGLLKNPLLMQIYADATNLQLSTIGSAQGPALGSAIHAAVAAGQYPNIREAASAMGSEPGEVYTPIPENVAAYGELFQEYKVLHDYFGRGSNDVMHRLKAIQRRAAGSVFEPAANTSAAAAEVPA, encoded by the coding sequence ATGGACGTCACAGCAGACACGGACAGCTACGTCATCGGTGTGGACTATGGAACGCTTTCCGGCCGGGCAGTGGTGGTCCGCGTCCGCGACGGCAAGGAGGTCGGCAGCGGTGTATACGAGTACCCCCACGCGGTGGTTACAGGCGCGCTCCCCGTGGATGTGACCGGTGCCGGCGCCCAGAGCGCCCGGCTTCCCGGGGAGTGGGCGCTTCAGGTGCCCAACGATTACCGCGATGTCCTGCGGGTTGCGGTACCGGCAGCAGTCGCCGAAGCAGGGATCGACCCGGCCGCCGTGGTCGGAATTGCCACGGATTTCACTGCCTGCACCATGGTTCCGGCCAAGGCTGACGGCACGCCGTTGAATGAACTGCCCGGATTCGAGAACCGGCCGCACGCGTACGTGAAGCTGTGGCGCCATCACGCCGCGCAGGGCCAGGCCGACCGGATCAACCAGTTAGCTGCCGAACGGGGCGAGGACTGGCTGCCGCGCTACGGCGGGCTGATCTCCTCCGAATGGGAGTTCGCCAAGGGACTGCAGCTCCTGGAGGAGGACCCGGAAGCCTACGCGGCCATGGACCACTGGGTCGAAGCGGCCGACTGGATCGTCTGGCAGCTGTGCGGCCAGTACGTCCGCAACGCCTGCACCGCCGGGTACAAAGGAATCTACCAGGATGGGCGTTACCCGTCGGAGGACTTCCTGGCGGCCCTGAACCCGCAGTTCAAGGACTTCGTCAGCACCAAGCTCGAGCACACGATCGGCCGGCTCGGCGACGCTGCCGGGTACCTCACTGCCGAGGCTGCTGCCTGGACGGGTCTGCCCGAGGGCATCGCCGTGGCGGTGGGCAACGTGGACGCCCATGTGACGGCGCCTGCTGCGAGGGCGGTGGATCCCGGCCAGCTGGTGGCCATCATGGGTACCTCCACCTGCCACGTTATGAACGGCACCGAACTGCGAGAAGTGCCCGGGATGTGCGGGGCGGTGGACGGCGGGATCGTGGACGGACTCTGGGGCTACGAAGCCGGTCAGTCCGGTGTAGGCGACATCTTCGGCTGGTTCACGAAGTACGGCGTGCCGCCCGAATACCACCAGGCAGCGGAATCAGCCGGGCTCGGCATCCACGAATACCTCACCGAACTGGCGTCCCAGCAGGCCATCGGTGAGCACGGCCTCATCGCCCTTGACTGGCATTCGGGCAACCGCTCGGTGCTGGTGGACCACGAGCTCTCCGGCATCGTGGTAGGGCAGACCCTTGCCACGCGGCCCGAGGATTCCTACCGGGCACTGCTGGAGGCCACCGCCTTTGGCACCCGGACCATTGTGGACGCGTTCCGCGACTCGGGTGTTCCGGTGAAGGAGTTCATCGTGGCCGGCGGCCTGCTGAAGAACCCGCTCCTGATGCAGATCTACGCGGACGCCACTAATCTGCAGTTATCCACGATCGGTTCCGCCCAGGGCCCGGCCCTCGGTTCCGCCATCCACGCCGCCGTCGCTGCGGGACAGTACCCAAACATCCGCGAAGCCGCCTCGGCGATGGGTTCCGAACCCGGCGAGGTCTACACACCGATCCCGGAAAACGTGGCCGCGTACGGGGAACTCTTCCAGGAGTACAAGGTTCTGCACGACTACTTCGGCCGCGGGAGCAACGACGTGATGCACCGGCTCAAAGCCATCCAGCGCAGGGCGGCCGGCTCCGTTTTTGAACCTGCGGCCAACACTTCCGCGGCTGCTGCGGAGGTGCCGGCATGA
- a CDS encoding ANTAR domain-containing protein → MTGTETLHDSLKLLAAASARAVVPTAGLVIECGVVVHQTKRAPAITGTSPEIIRLLEWEQEAGEGPVSEVLSGGHPVAVLQRSGDFRWPRYCSQLQLATVGSVLGVRLRLDQDGEVRDDGTPVRQTSAALAFFAQDAKAFPLQVISEARAFAGLASKSLQMALDLHNARSTASDLRLALDSRTSINVACGVIMAQNRCSYHEAFSILAKASSHRNIKVRRVAEDILERLPEGPPRAHFGH, encoded by the coding sequence ATGACAGGCACGGAGACACTGCACGACTCCCTTAAACTGCTCGCGGCCGCATCCGCCCGGGCCGTTGTCCCCACGGCAGGCCTTGTCATTGAATGCGGCGTGGTGGTGCACCAGACGAAGAGGGCGCCGGCCATCACCGGCACCTCCCCGGAAATCATCCGCCTGCTGGAGTGGGAGCAGGAAGCGGGCGAAGGGCCGGTCAGTGAGGTCCTGTCCGGGGGACATCCCGTGGCAGTGCTGCAAAGAAGTGGGGACTTCCGCTGGCCGCGGTATTGCAGCCAGTTGCAGCTGGCCACCGTGGGCAGCGTCCTGGGCGTCCGGCTCCGCCTGGACCAGGACGGGGAGGTGCGGGACGATGGCACTCCTGTCCGCCAGACCAGCGCGGCCCTGGCTTTTTTTGCCCAGGACGCCAAGGCGTTCCCGCTGCAGGTAATTTCGGAGGCACGGGCCTTCGCGGGCCTTGCCTCCAAGAGCCTGCAGATGGCCCTCGACCTGCACAACGCGAGGTCCACGGCCTCGGACCTGCGTTTGGCATTGGACAGCCGCACGTCCATCAACGTGGCATGCGGCGTGATCATGGCCCAGAACAGGTGCTCCTACCACGAGGCCTTTTCGATCCTGGCCAAGGCGTCAAGCCACCGGAATATCAAGGTCCGCAGGGTGGCGGAGGACATCCTCGAGCGGTTGCCTGAGGGCCCTCCACGCGCACACTTCGGCCACTAA
- the pstB gene encoding phosphate ABC transporter ATP-binding protein PstB: MSKRIDVKDLNVYYGEFLAVEDVTINIEAKSVTAFIGPSGCGKSTFLRTLNRMHEVLPGARVEGEVLLDGDNLYGPGVDPVTVRSQIGMVFQRPNPFPTMSIRDNVLAGVKLNNKKISKGEADVLVERSLKGANLWNEVKDRLDKPGSGLSGGQQQRLCIARAIAVEPQVILMDEPCSALDPISTLAIEDLINELKDQYTVVIVTHNMQQAARVSDRTAFFNIAGTGKPGKLIEIGDTHTIFSNPTQKATEDYVSGRFG, encoded by the coding sequence ATGTCTAAGCGCATCGACGTCAAGGACCTGAACGTGTACTACGGCGAATTCCTCGCGGTGGAAGACGTCACCATCAACATCGAGGCCAAGTCCGTCACCGCCTTTATCGGTCCGTCCGGCTGCGGTAAGTCCACCTTCCTGCGGACCCTCAACCGCATGCACGAGGTGCTTCCCGGTGCCCGCGTGGAGGGCGAGGTCCTGCTCGACGGTGACAACCTGTACGGCCCCGGCGTGGATCCCGTAACTGTCCGCTCGCAGATCGGCATGGTCTTCCAGCGGCCCAACCCGTTCCCCACCATGTCCATCAGGGACAACGTGCTGGCCGGCGTGAAGCTGAACAACAAAAAAATCTCCAAGGGCGAGGCTGACGTCCTGGTGGAGCGCTCGCTAAAGGGCGCCAACCTGTGGAACGAGGTCAAGGACCGCCTGGACAAGCCCGGTTCAGGCCTCTCGGGCGGCCAGCAGCAGCGGCTCTGCATCGCCCGGGCCATCGCCGTGGAACCGCAGGTGATCCTGATGGACGAGCCCTGCTCCGCGCTGGACCCCATCTCCACCCTGGCCATCGAGGACCTCATCAACGAGCTCAAGGACCAGTACACCGTGGTGATCGTGACCCACAACATGCAGCAGGCAGCCCGCGTTTCGGACCGGACCGCCTTCTTCAACATCGCGGGCACCGGCAAGCCCGGCAAGCTGATTGAGATCGGGGACACCCACACCATCTTCAGCAACCCCACCCAGAAGGCAACTGAGGACTACGTCTCCGGCCGGTTCGGATAA